One window of Polyangiaceae bacterium genomic DNA carries:
- a CDS encoding TfoX/Sxy family protein, translating into MAYDEKLATRIRAVFEGDPRIAERKMFGGLCFTLNGHMCCGIVRDTLMLRVGAEGYDKAVSLPHARPMDFTGKPMKGMVYVDPAGFRTAPSLLKWIKLGSDFTGALPPKTAKHDARPTKAKPAKAKPAKAKPTKAKPQPTKAKPAKSPHATKA; encoded by the coding sequence ATGGCCTACGACGAGAAGCTCGCGACGCGTATCCGCGCGGTATTTGAAGGTGATCCGAGGATCGCTGAACGCAAGATGTTCGGCGGTTTGTGCTTCACGCTGAACGGGCACATGTGCTGCGGTATCGTGCGCGACACGCTGATGCTGCGCGTCGGCGCAGAAGGCTACGACAAGGCAGTGAGCCTACCTCACGCTCGACCGATGGATTTCACCGGCAAGCCGATGAAAGGCATGGTGTACGTGGACCCTGCAGGCTTTCGCACCGCCCCGAGCTTGCTCAAGTGGATCAAGCTGGGCTCTGACTTCACAGGCGCGCTTCCCCCCAAGACCGCGAAGCATGACGCAAGACCAACCAAGGCAAAGCCTGCTAAGGCCAAGCCCGCCAAAGCCAAGCCTACGAAGGCCAAGCCTCAGCCAACCAAGGCAAAGCCGGCAAAGTCACCCCACGCGACCAAAGCCTAG
- a CDS encoding sigma 54-dependent Fis family transcriptional regulator has protein sequence MSDFDRPTNIGGFHLPTVRRMATAVAVPRLEFHVVREAGNPSDRRVTLEGERIRVGSHLSNELVLVDHAVSRFHCSFARSESAWSMSDTGSLNGTYVSGLRIREVDLPRTGCELHLGDSIVRVRESADSGVEQIPETPSFGDLYGESAAMRQVFGMLERAANSDATVLLEGESGTGKELAATELYHRGPRAHAPFLVVDCSSISPSVIESELFGHAKGAFTGADRQRVGAFEGATGGTIFLDEIGEMPLDMQPKLLRALEAKEIRRVGENQARRINVRVIAATNRNLEREVNRGRFREDLYFRLSVVAIRIPPLRKRIEDLDILIRALLQSLNAQEAEHLFTDSVRAEMSRHDWPGNVRELRNYVERAIVMDVAGPASQRRQSTLPPDMTAHQLVQGALANIEVPFKAGKEQLTAEFEKAYLKELMAWAEGNVSKAARKAQLDRMYLHRLLQRHDLKDT, from the coding sequence GTGAGCGACTTCGATCGCCCGACCAACATCGGCGGCTTCCACCTCCCCACCGTGCGCCGGATGGCGACCGCGGTCGCCGTGCCGCGCCTCGAGTTCCACGTCGTGCGCGAAGCGGGCAACCCCAGCGACCGGCGTGTGACCCTCGAAGGCGAACGCATCCGCGTCGGCTCACACCTCTCGAACGAACTGGTGCTGGTCGATCACGCCGTCTCACGCTTTCACTGCTCCTTCGCGCGTAGCGAGTCTGCTTGGTCCATGAGCGATACCGGCTCGCTCAACGGCACCTATGTCTCCGGCCTGCGCATTCGCGAAGTGGACCTGCCGCGCACTGGGTGTGAGCTGCACCTTGGAGACTCCATCGTACGCGTCCGCGAGTCCGCCGACAGCGGCGTCGAGCAGATCCCAGAGACACCGAGCTTTGGCGACCTCTACGGTGAGTCCGCAGCCATGCGCCAGGTGTTCGGCATGCTCGAACGCGCAGCGAACAGCGACGCCACCGTGTTGCTCGAAGGCGAGAGCGGCACCGGAAAGGAACTCGCCGCCACCGAACTCTATCATCGAGGTCCACGCGCCCACGCTCCCTTCCTTGTCGTCGATTGCAGCTCGATCTCGCCGAGCGTGATCGAGAGCGAGCTCTTTGGTCACGCGAAAGGCGCGTTCACTGGGGCGGACCGACAACGCGTCGGCGCCTTCGAAGGCGCGACTGGTGGCACCATCTTCCTGGATGAGATCGGCGAGATGCCCCTCGATATGCAGCCGAAGTTGCTACGCGCCCTCGAGGCGAAGGAGATCCGTCGGGTGGGTGAGAACCAAGCCCGGCGCATCAACGTACGGGTGATCGCAGCGACCAACCGTAACCTCGAGCGTGAGGTCAACCGTGGACGTTTCCGTGAAGATCTCTACTTCAGGCTCTCTGTCGTCGCGATCCGTATCCCACCGCTACGCAAGCGAATCGAGGACCTAGACATCCTGATCCGCGCCCTCTTGCAGTCGCTGAATGCTCAGGAGGCCGAGCACCTGTTCACCGACAGCGTGCGCGCGGAGATGTCCAGGCACGACTGGCCTGGCAACGTGCGCGAGCTCCGCAACTACGTCGAGCGGGCCATCGTGATGGACGTCGCGGGACCCGCCAGCCAGCGGCGTCAGTCGACGCTGCCGCCGGACATGACCGCGCATCAGCTGGTCCAAGGGGCGCTAGCCAACATCGAAGTGCCGTTCAAGGCGGGCAAAGAGCAGCTCACCGCTGAATTCGAGAAGGCCTACCTCAAGGAGCTCATGGCCTGGGCGGAAGGCAACGTGAGCAAGGCCGCGCGCAAGGCACAGCTGGATCGCATGTATCTGCACCGTCTGCTCCAGCGCCACGACCTCAAGGACACTTGA